In Nicotiana tabacum cultivar K326 chromosome 19, ASM71507v2, whole genome shotgun sequence, one DNA window encodes the following:
- the LOC107781416 gene encoding protein DEHYDRATION-INDUCED 19 homolog 3 isoform X1, translating into MDDHDDDWEILLSALKDGCVDIEEEEEEEEEEEEEEEEEGDDEDVNNENVKTELACPFCSEDFDMLGLCCHIDSEHRMEAKTGICPLCAVKVRTNMATHVIVQHESILKALSKKKLQNGGSFSALSLLRKELLSAYLEKKSSHVTPSSNMATNQLLLSFVGNQQPSKRFHTRQSCTSAEASSSVNSLDDHVSERRSQPFPSMDKDQEEKFQRSEFVKGLLLSTILEDYL; encoded by the exons ATGGATGATCATGATGACGATTGGGAAATTCTGCTCTCTGCTTTAAAGG ATGGTTGTGTGGATattgaagaggaggaggaggaggaggaagaagaagaagaagaagaagaggaggagggtGATGATGAAGATGTTAACAATGAAAATGTAAAAACAGAATTGGCATGTCCATTTTGTTCAGAAGACTTCGATATGCTTGGATTGTGCTGTCACATTGACAGCGAGCATCGCATGGAGGCAAAGACCGGG ATATGTCCTCTATGTGCTGTCAAGGTGCGAACGAATATGGCTACACATGTCATCGTGCAACATGAAAGTATACTAAAA GCTCTCAGTAAAAAGAAACTTCAAAATGGTGGATCTTTCTCGGCCTTATCCTTACTGAGGAAAGAGTTGCTGAGTGCTTATTTGGAAAAGAAGTCCAGCCATGTCACTCCTTCCTCTAATATGGCAACCAACCAGTTACTGTTATCATTTGTCGGCAATCAGCAGCCTTCCAAAAGATTTCATACAAGACAATCCTGCACTTCAGCTGAAGCAAGTTCATCTGTAAACAGCCTAGATGACCATGTTAGTGAAAG AAGGTCCCAACCGTTTCCTTCAATGGACAAGGATCAGGAAGAGAAGTTCCAGAGATCTGAATTTGTAAAAGGACTATTGCTCTCCACCATACTCGAAGACTATTTATGA
- the LOC107781418 gene encoding uncharacterized protein LOC107781418, with protein sequence MAGSGSFAVSRSHGGDRFYNPPAMRRHQQMLLQQQQQQQLQKQQQQQQQQLQRAANKAEAPGNRTDSDDSTTTLSKTPSVCSAASPPRPPPVNVTNLDSLIESVTPFVPALHFSEVNVRGHRTREAESNPYYCLGDLWEAFSEWSVYGVGVPLLLNGKDSIIQYYVPFLSGIQLYVDPSKPSSRFRRPGEEGDADSSRETSSGGSSDCEERRSKSSSDGRWNQHSLVNQNAQRLNRLSLRDKSVTGSSSDEAEISNSLGVLLFEYLEQEQPHHRRPLADKIAVLASQFPVLKKCRSCDLLPSSWISVAWYPIYRIPMGPTLRDLDASFLTFHSLSTQSRALSTVQPRYHGATGRKVLGNVNAYSRISLPVFGLAAYKLKGSILSPCGPHESEQEDSLLQAADSWLRRLQVILPDYQFFRVHYSPWR encoded by the exons ATGGCTGGTTCTGGAAGCTTCGCGGTGTCGCGGAGTCATGGCGGTGACCGATTCTACAATCCTCCTGCTATGCGCCGGCACCAGCAGATGCTAttacaacagcaacagcagcagcagttacagaaacagcaacagcagcagcagcagcagttgcAGAGAGCAGCTAATAAAGCTGAGGCGCCTGGGAACCGGACGGACTCGGACGATTCGACTACGACATTGTCGAAAACGCCCTCCGTTTGCTCCGCTGCTTCGCCGCCACGGCCGCCGCCAGTAAATGTTACTAATTTGGATAGTTTGATTGAATCTGTTACTCCCTTCGTGCCCGCCCTGCATTTTTCTGAG GTGAATGTAAGAGGCCATAGAACTAGGGAAGCAGAGTCAAATCCCTATTATTGCCTTGGGGATCTCTGGGAAGCTTTTAGTGAGTGGAGTGTCTATGGAGTGGGCGTACCACTATTGTTGAATGGGAAAGACTCAATTATACAGTATTATGTTCCTTTCTTATCCGGCATCCAGTTGTATGTAGATCCATCTAAGCCATCTTCACGCTTTAG GAGGCCTGGTGAAGAGGGTGATGCTGACTCATCAAGGGAGACCAGTAGTGGTGGAAGCAGTGACTGTGAAGAGAGGCGGTCCAAATCCTCTTCTGATGGGCGGTGGAACCAGCACAGCCTTGTAAATCAAAATGCCCAGCGACTAAATAGACTATCATTGAGGGACAAGTCTGTCACGGGTTCATCGAGCGATGAAGCTGAAATTTCGAATTCTCTTGGGGTGCTCTTGTTCGAGTATTTGGAACAGGAGCAACCACACCATCGAAGACCATTGGCTGACAAG ATAGCAGTTCTGGCATCTCAATTTCCAGTGCTGAAGAAGTGCAGGAGCTGTGATTTACTGCCTTCTAGTTGGATTTCTGTAGCTTG GTATCCAATATATAGAATACCCATGGGTCCCACGTTGCGGGATCTGGACGCTTCTTTCTTAACCTTTCATTCTTTGTCCACACAATCCAGAG CTCTGAGTACAGTTCAGCCACGCTACCATGGTGCAACTGGCAGGAAAGTTCTTGGCAATGTAAATGCATACTCAAGAATTTCTTTACCAGTCTTTGGCCTTGCCGCATACAAACTGAAAGGGTCAATCTTGAGTCCATGTGGACCTCATGAATCCGAGCAAGAAGATTCACTATTGCAAGCTGCAGACAGTTGGCTTCGGCGCTTGCAGGTTATCCTTCCCGATTATCAGTTTTTCCGTGTGCACTATTCTCCATGGAGATGA
- the LOC142173529 gene encoding uncharacterized protein LOC142173529, translated as MPYILKYDGTSDPHEHITTYTIPVKRNDLAPHEIKSVLLMKFDETLTKGALTWYFLLPEHLIGSFEMLADSFIKTHAGGHNHDKNQEKFRSDFDADRRSSKNRFQPYERADGRGIKGLQSLEKFVLDRRMDHGRSSWVLQEKEPSGSRDSAYPRSDYNFNISLVELVSVMRKIKEARFPKSIRSDPSQRDPNLWCEFHGTHDHRTGDCRHLLEEVAMLLKNGHLREFLSDRAKNNYGRNRDVKEPTKPVARLPRLTIKIIFGEVEVNRVMFSAANRTKISITHGKRVREAPEDDKITFMEEDVDGLLLQHNDALEGKSTARPPLFNGQYYSWRKNIMRDHIQGEDYELWDIVTNGPLATLKKNA; from the exons ATGCCTTATATTCtgaagtatgatggaacttcagatcCACATGAGCATATCACAACTTACACTATACCTGTAAAGAGGAATGATTTGGCCCCGCATGAGATCAAATCTGTCCTGCTGATGAAATTCGACGAAACCCTAACAAAGGGTGCCTTAACATGGTACTTTCTTTTGCCTGAGCATTTGATTGGctcttttgaaatgcttgcagattctttcattaaaACTCATGCTGGG GGTCACAATCACGATAAGAATCAGGAGAAGTTCAGAAGTGATTTCGATGCAGACCGAAGGTCTTCCAAGAATCGTTTTCAACCTTATGAAAGAGCTGATGGGCGAGGAATTAAAGGTTTGCAGTCTTTGGAAAAGTTTGTATTAGATAGGAGAATGGATCATGGCCGGAGTAGCTGGGTTTTGCAGGAGAAGGAACCATCGGGGTCCCGAGATTCAGCATATCCCCGGTCCGATTACAACTTCAATATTAGCTTGGTAGAACTAGTTTCAGTTATGAGAAAAATCAAGGAGGCAAGATTTCCTAAATCAATTCGGTCAGATCCTAGTCAAAGGGATCCTAATCTATGGTGCGAATTCCATGGAACACATGATCACAGGACTGGGGATTGCCGGCATCTTCTTGAAGAGGTTGCGATgttattgaagaatggtcatctTAGAGAATTTCTAAGTGACCGGGCCAAGAACAATTATGGGAGGAATCGAGATGTTAAAGAACCAACCAAACCGGTTGCAAGGTTACCTCGTctaacaataaaaataatttttggtgAAGTTGAAGTAAATAGGGTGATGTTTTCGGCGGCAAATAGGACAAAGATATCGATAACTCATGGCAAGAGAGTACGAGAAGCACCAGAAGATGATAAAATTACCTTCATGGAAGAAGATGTTGATGGCCTTCTTTTACAGCACAACGATGCTCTG GAAGGgaaatccactgctaggccaccactctttaatggccagtactactcttggCGGAAGAATATAATGAGAGATCACATTCAAGGagaggactatgagctatgggacattgtcactaATGGTCCACTGGCTACATTGAAGAAGAATGCTTAA
- the LOC107781416 gene encoding protein DEHYDRATION-INDUCED 19 homolog 3 isoform X2, translated as MDDHDDDWEILLSALKDGCVDIEEEEEEEEEEEEEEEEEGDDEDVNNENVKTELACPFCSEDFDMLGLCCHIDSEHRMEAKTGICPLCAVKVRTNMATHVIVQHESILKALSKKKLQNGGSFSALSLLRKELLSAYLEKKSSHVTPSSNMATNQLLLSFVGNQQPSKRFHTRQSCTSAEASSSVNSLDDHVSERSQPFPSMDKDQEEKFQRSEFVKGLLLSTILEDYL; from the exons ATGGATGATCATGATGACGATTGGGAAATTCTGCTCTCTGCTTTAAAGG ATGGTTGTGTGGATattgaagaggaggaggaggaggaggaagaagaagaagaagaagaagaggaggagggtGATGATGAAGATGTTAACAATGAAAATGTAAAAACAGAATTGGCATGTCCATTTTGTTCAGAAGACTTCGATATGCTTGGATTGTGCTGTCACATTGACAGCGAGCATCGCATGGAGGCAAAGACCGGG ATATGTCCTCTATGTGCTGTCAAGGTGCGAACGAATATGGCTACACATGTCATCGTGCAACATGAAAGTATACTAAAA GCTCTCAGTAAAAAGAAACTTCAAAATGGTGGATCTTTCTCGGCCTTATCCTTACTGAGGAAAGAGTTGCTGAGTGCTTATTTGGAAAAGAAGTCCAGCCATGTCACTCCTTCCTCTAATATGGCAACCAACCAGTTACTGTTATCATTTGTCGGCAATCAGCAGCCTTCCAAAAGATTTCATACAAGACAATCCTGCACTTCAGCTGAAGCAAGTTCATCTGTAAACAGCCTAGATGACCATGTTAGTGAAAG GTCCCAACCGTTTCCTTCAATGGACAAGGATCAGGAAGAGAAGTTCCAGAGATCTGAATTTGTAAAAGGACTATTGCTCTCCACCATACTCGAAGACTATTTATGA